Part of the Myxococcus fulvus genome, GGACGCTTCACCGCAGCCACCTCCGCCTCGATGAAGCTCTGCACGCCCATGCTCACCCGGTCCGTGCCCCGCTCACGCAGCACGCGCAGCTTCTGTGCGTCCACCGTCTCCGGCGACACCTCCACCGACACCGGGATGTTCCGAGGGTCCGCCCCCAGCACCTGCTCCGCCAGGTCGAACACCTTGTTCAGCCCCGCCACGTCCAGCAACGTCGGCGTGCCTCCGCCCAGCGCCAGCCTGGCGAAGCTCGCCCGGCCCAGCGCTTCCTTCACCCGCTGCGTCTCGCGCTCCAGCGCGCCCAGGTAGCCGTCCACCACGTCCTGCTTGGGGCCCGCCGCGGTGAACAGGTTGCAGAACCCGCAGCGCATCTCGCAGAACGGGACGTGGAAGTAGAGGAACAGCGCGTCGCGCCGCTCCTCGGCCCACACCGACTCCAACGAGAGGGGCGGCGTGAAGGGCCGATAGGCCGTCTTGTGCGGGTACCCATACAGGTACGCCACGTACGGCGACTCTCCCAACATCTGCTCCAGGCGCGTCATGGTGCGGGCTCTCACGGCAGGGTGAACTCCGCGTAGGGCACCGTCCAGACGACGGGGTGACCCACGCGGTGACCGTTATAACCGTCCTCGCCGTACGCCGTGCCGTGGTCCGAACAGACGATGCAGAAAGCCGGCCCCCGCCGCCGCAACGCGGCGAACAGGGGTGGGAGCTGACTGTCCACGTATTCCAGGGCTGCCGCGTGGGTCTCCCGCGAGTCCTCGCTGGCGCCCGGCAGGTAATGACGGTTGGGCTGGTGGAGCGCGGAGATGTTGATGAACAGGAAGACTCGCTGTGCCCTGGGGAGGGCGTCCAGGCGACGGACCGCCAGGGCCACCTGGTGCTCGGTCGAGCGGGGCTCACGCACCCCCAGCTCCGGCGCCCAGTGGCTCTCCGCGAACAGGCCCGGCAACACGTTGCCCAGCGGGTTCAACTTGTTGAAGAAGCCCACGCCGCCGATGCACACCGTGTGGTAGCCGCGCCCCGCGAGGCCCGTCACCAGGTCCGGCGCGTCGAGCACGCACGTCCCCTGCCCCGTCGTCTCGCTGCCCTCGAAGCGCATGGCGAACAAGCGCGGGTGGCGACCCGGACGCGCGGGGGTGGGCAGGAAGCCGGCGAAGAAGGCGTGGTGCGCGGCGTAGGTGAAGCTCGCGGGCGAGTGCCGCTCCTCCCACTGTCCTCCTGGCAGGAGCGCGGCCAGGTTCGGGAGGCGCCCCGAGGCGGCCAGCTGGGTGGCCACGTCGTGGCGCAAGGTGTCCAGCGTGAGGAAGAGCAGGTCGTGCGAGCCGACCACCTGGTTCATGTCCATGTCGAGAGCACCCGCTCGAGGTCCTGCACGGCCGTGGAGACGCGCTCCACGGTGAAGTCGGGAGGAGGCAGCGACGCGGGCCACTCGCGCCCGTGCGACACCCAGCACGTGGTGATGCCCAACCGTCCCGCGCCGACGATGTCGCGCACCGGGTCGTCGCCCACGTGGAGCACCTCCGAGGGCGCGCGGTTCACGTGCTTCAGCGCCGCCTGGAAGATGGCCGGGTCGGGCTTCTCCACGCCCACCTCGCTGGAGAAGAACCCCTGCGGCACGCAGTGGTAGAGCCCGGCGTGGAGCAGCTTCATGCGCTGCGTGTCCGCCGCGCCGTTGGACACCACCACCACGGGCTGACGGCCCGCCCGCGCGGCGACCCACGCCACCAGCGCCGGGTCCGACGTCACCTGCCGCGCCAGCCCGACGTGGAACTCCGCGCGCAGCGCCTTCTCGGAGAGCCCCACCGGGAAGCGCTCGAGCAGGTCCTGGAAGAACGCCTGCCTGTCGCGCCCGCCCCGCTCGTCGAGCACGCGCAAGGTGGCCAGGTCCTCGGCGCGACGGTGCGCGGGGAAGACGTCCGGGAAGCGCGCCATGAAGAGCTCGAAGTAGCGCGTGAAGGCGCCCCCCCGGTCGATCAACGTGTCGTCGACGTCGAAGAAGAGCGCCTTCGGACGCACCGGGCCGTACTTCCCGAAGGCCCGGGGCTTGTCCATCCAGCGCTTGTCGGCGTACTGCCCACCCTTCTTTCGCATCGCACCCTCCCGTGCCTCACGGCGCGGGTGAAGTCCAGCGGCTCAGCTCGCGGGCGTCGATGAGCGGTCGTACGCCCGCAGCGCCTCGACGACCTCCTCGCGCGAGTCGGTGAGGAGCAGGTGCCGCGCGTACTCGTGCCCCTGCGCGAGCTGCGCCAGCAGCGGGTACACCGGGCGGGTGCGCGTCCAGAACTCCCGGCCCAGGAAGATCATCGGGCTGATGACGCCCACGCTGTTGTAGTGGTTCTGGCAGGCGTCCTGGAAGACCTCCTGGATGGTGCCGGCGCTGCCGGGCGCGTACACGATGCCGCCCTTGGCGATGGTGAGCAGGCCGTCCTCGCGCACGCTGTTGGCGAAGTACTTGGCGATGTGCGTGGCGAAGGGGTTGGGCGGCTCGTGGCCGTAGTGCCACGTGGGGATGCCCAGGCTGGAGCAGGCGAAGACGTCCCTGGGTCCGAGGGGGAACGCGCCGCGCACCTCGAAGGCCCGCGCCAGCCACTCGCGGTCCGTATAGCTGGGGGCCTTGGCGAGCATCGCGAGCGCCACGTCGAGCTCCGCCTCCGTGCGCGTGGCGAACCAGGCGCCCACGTGCGTGGCCTCCATCGCGCCAGGGCCGCCGCCGCTGACCAGGAAGAACCCCGCGCGCGTCAGCTCGCGCGACAGCGTGGCCACCTCGCGATAGTCGGGCATGCCGCGCTTCATGGAGTGTCCGCCCATGATGGCCACCACCTTCCGCGGCGGCCCCTCCCGCAGGAGCAGGCCCTCCATCGCGTTCGTCACCGCGTGGTCATGCAGGCGCTGCGCGAGCGTCTCCAGCAGCGTCGGCGGCGTGCCTCGGCCGTGGGATTCCCAGTGGCGATAGATGCGCGCGTCGAGCGTGTCCTCGTACGTCTCCGGGCGCGTCGGGTCGAACCCCGCGTACAGCTCCTCGGGGGTGTAGAGGGTGCCCCGGTACGGCTGATAGGGCACCCCGGAGATGGGCGGGAAGACGAGCGCGCCGTGGGCGAGCGCCGCCTGGAGCGCGTCCTTCTCCAACTCGCAGCCCAGGAACACGGTGCCCGCCAGCGGCAGCGTGCTCAGCTCGCGCGTGTAGCGCCTCAGGTCCAACCCCTGGATGACGACGTTGGCGAGGCTGTGTCCCTCGCGAAGGTGCCGCTCGAAGGCCTCGGGTGTCTCTAGCTCGATCACCCCGGGAGGATTCCATGCCTCGCGGCCATCTTGAAGGCTAGAAGAGGACCACCATGGTGCCCTGGGGCATCCGCTCGTACAGCCTGGTGATGTCCCCCGGGTGGAACACGACGCAGCCCCAGGACAGCCGCCCTCCGCTCTGTTCCAGGGACCACTCGCCCGACCAGCCGTGGAAGCCGATGCCGCTGCCCAGCCGGGTGCTCGCGTCCGTCGCCTCGCGCGCCGTCCACGCACGGGCAATCTTCTCGCGCGTCTTCTCCGTGAGCCAACCGCGCTTGACGCCCCGGCTCGCGTCCCACGGGTTCGGGTAGTTCACCCGCAGCCAGTGGCCGCCGTAGTAGGCCGAGTACGGCCCGGTGATGTTCCCGCGCACCGTCTGCACGATGAAGTACATGCCCACGGGCGTGCGGTTGTCGCCCCGCTCCTGCTTGGGTCCCTCGCCCTGGCCGAAGCCCACCTCCACCCTCGCCCGCTCGACACCTCGCTCGTACAGCCGGAGCTCGTTGCGCGCGTGCGAGATGAGCACCAGCACCGGCTCCTCCAAGGGCTGCGGCAGACGAGCCCGCTCCCGGGTGAAGCGCCGGGCCTCCGCCGGAGACAGCTCGCGGTCCGTGTGCAGCACCCCTGAGGCCCCCGCCCCCACGCGCCCGAGCACCTGTCCGCGCGACACCCCGTCTCCGGGACGGAGCGTCACCGACGCCAGTCCCGAATACACGGCGCGTACGCGCTGGAGCTCATGGTTCTCGTGATGCAGATGTTCCAGGGTGACACTTTCTCCCGTGGCCTCCACCACGCGGCCTCGCGCCAGGGAGCGCACCTCGGCGCCGGGCTTCGCGCCGCCCAGGTCCGTCCACGCGTCGAACCCATCCGCGGGAGCGTGGGCCGGACGCAGCCAGGCCTCGAAGACATCCGGTTCCTCTGCGAGCGCGCCCGGGGAGACCAGGGCCACCACGAGGCACGACCACAGCCAGCCATGACGGAGGAGGAATCGAGGCACGTGTCCTGGACACTCGGGCCCCGCCGACGGTTCCGTCAACCCCTTCCTCAGCGCCGGGCCTCCAGGGCGCGCAAGGCCGCCTGGGCCTGGAGCAGCTCCGGGTGGGCATTGGCCGCGGCGGCGTCCTGCGCGGCCAGCCGCAACTGTCGCGCGGCCTCCTCGCGCTCCCCCAGCCGCAGGTGGGCGCGCCCCAGGGCGCAGCGCAGGAGCGACTTCAGCTTCCGGTCCCCCAGCATCCCCGCGAGCTGGAGTCCCCGGACGGCGTCCTCCTTCGCCAGCTCCGGCGCGTCCGCCTGGCTGTGCAGGAGCGCGAGACCATGGTGCGTGTACGCCATGCCGCCCCGGTCCCCCGTGCGCGCCTTCGAGTCCAGCGCGAGCTGGAAGTAGTGCACCGCGCGCTCACGGTCCCCCGAGCGTGCGTAGGCATCCCCCAGGTTGAACAGCGCCGTGGAGTGCTCCCACGTGTCCCCCGCGCGCTCCGTCCAGCGCAGCACCGCCGCGTACTCCACCGTGGCCTGCTCCGGACGCCCCTGTCGCATCAGCAGCATCCCCATGGCGCGGTGCAGGGACGCCTCCGCGCTCGCCCGGCCCACGCCGTCCCGCCCCGACACCTGGAGCAGTCGAGCACGCGCGCTCCCCAGCCTCGCCTCCGCTTCGGTGAAGCGGCCCAGCCAGCACAGCGCGAGCGAGGACAGCGCGTCCAACGAAGCGGCGGCGACGAGCGCCTCCTCGGATGACTCCTCCACGACGCCCACCTCGCCCAGCGCCACCACCTCCTCGTGGCGCTCCAGCGACAACACCACCGAGACCAGCTTGCTCAAGCACTGCAGCCGCCCGGCCGTCCCCCGGCGTCCTCCCACCTCGTCGAGGGACAGGGCGATGCGCCACGCGGACTCCGCCTCCACCCGCTCCCCCGCCAGCCGGTGGGCATCCCCCATCCGCTCCCACAACACCCGCCCCCACTGACACGCGGACTCCAACGACAACCGCGAGGACACCTCCAGCGCGAAGCGGTACACCTTCAGCGCCGCGGCCGGCTCCATCGCGGCCAGGTTCCACCCCGCGACCTCCAACAGGTGCGGCAGCGCGCGCTCCGGCCGCTTCGCCCCCAGCCAGTGACGTGCCACCTCCGCGCACGCGCGCCGACGCGTCTCCTCGGAGAGCGCCTCGTAGGCCTCCGCCACGCGCGCGTGCAAGGCCACCCGCTCCGCGTCCGACCACGTCGCCTCGAGCCCCGGCGCCCGCGTCGCGCTCGCGTAGCGACCTCCCGAGACGGGCGTGAGCCACCCACCCGACTCCAACCCCGCGAGCGACGCGAAGCCCCCCACGAGCGCGCCCAGCACCGCTCGGGGGAAACACGGCCCCAGCACCGCGCCCACCCGCAGCGCCTCGCGCCGCGAGTCCGACAGCGCCTGGAACCGGGCCGACACCACCTCCTCCGCCGTGGCGGGCAACGGCTCCAGCGGTGACTCCTCGTGGAGCGCGAGCGCCTGCAACAGCTTGCGCGGATGGCCCGCGCCCACGCGCAGCAAGGCCTCCCGGGGCAATCCGGGAGGCAGGCGCGTGGAGACCAGCGTGGCGGCCTCGCTCGCGCTCAACGCTCCCACCTCGAGCACCTCGGCAGGGGGCGGCACGGACGCCGCCGTGCGCTCCAGCACGAGCACCAGCACCGGGGCATGCGCCAGCCGCGTCACCAGCACCTCGAGCATCGCCCGGCTGAGGCCATCCGCGTGCTGCCAGTCCTCCAGGACGAGGACGCGCGGAGTCCTGTGCGGCAGCAGCGCATGGCAGAGCGCGTCGAGCAGCGCGATGCTCTCGGCGGAGAGGCTCGCGGGGACGCCTCGCCACTCCCGTCCCTCCAGCCACCGCGCCACCCGCTCCGCCTCCGCGCTCGACATGCGCCCCACGCCCGCCACCGGCCGCAGCGAGCGCGTGGCCTCCAG contains:
- a CDS encoding HAD family hydrolase is translated as MRKKGGQYADKRWMDKPRAFGKYGPVRPKALFFDVDDTLIDRGGAFTRYFELFMARFPDVFPAHRRAEDLATLRVLDERGGRDRQAFFQDLLERFPVGLSEKALRAEFHVGLARQVTSDPALVAWVAARAGRQPVVVVSNGAADTQRMKLLHAGLYHCVPQGFFSSEVGVEKPDPAIFQAALKHVNRAPSEVLHVGDDPVRDIVGAGRLGITTCWVSHGREWPASLPPPDFTVERVSTAVQDLERVLSTWT
- a CDS encoding STM4013/SEN3800 family hydrolase, with product MDMNQVVGSHDLLFLTLDTLRHDVATQLAASGRLPNLAALLPGGQWEERHSPASFTYAAHHAFFAGFLPTPARPGRHPRLFAMRFEGSETTGQGTCVLDAPDLVTGLAGRGYHTVCIGGVGFFNKLNPLGNVLPGLFAESHWAPELGVREPRSTEHQVALAVRRLDALPRAQRVFLFINISALHQPNRHYLPGASEDSRETHAAALEYVDSQLPPLFAALRRRGPAFCIVCSDHGTAYGEDGYNGHRVGHPVVWTVPYAEFTLP
- a CDS encoding LOG family protein — encoded protein: MIELETPEAFERHLREGHSLANVVIQGLDLRRYTRELSTLPLAGTVFLGCELEKDALQAALAHGALVFPPISGVPYQPYRGTLYTPEELYAGFDPTRPETYEDTLDARIYRHWESHGRGTPPTLLETLAQRLHDHAVTNAMEGLLLREGPPRKVVAIMGGHSMKRGMPDYREVATLSRELTRAGFFLVSGGGPGAMEATHVGAWFATRTEAELDVALAMLAKAPSYTDREWLARAFEVRGAFPLGPRDVFACSSLGIPTWHYGHEPPNPFATHIAKYFANSVREDGLLTIAKGGIVYAPGSAGTIQEVFQDACQNHYNSVGVISPMIFLGREFWTRTRPVYPLLAQLAQGHEYARHLLLTDSREEVVEALRAYDRSSTPAS
- a CDS encoding L,D-transpeptidase family protein: MPRFLLRHGWLWSCLVVALVSPGALAEEPDVFEAWLRPAHAPADGFDAWTDLGGAKPGAEVRSLARGRVVEATGESVTLEHLHHENHELQRVRAVYSGLASVTLRPGDGVSRGQVLGRVGAGASGVLHTDRELSPAEARRFTRERARLPQPLEEPVLVLISHARNELRLYERGVERARVEVGFGQGEGPKQERGDNRTPVGMYFIVQTVRGNITGPYSAYYGGHWLRVNYPNPWDASRGVKRGWLTEKTREKIARAWTAREATDASTRLGSGIGFHGWSGEWSLEQSGGRLSWGCVVFHPGDITRLYERMPQGTMVVLF
- a CDS encoding AAA family ATPase, with protein sequence MTASSGVCLACGTRLSPGLSTCPRALLLAPLAGGVRRWGLASCQPPLVGRVAHLERLKWCAEEARRGLGRAIWLVGEEGIGKSRLKDALVESLAAHRFDIWEGSGLAHPGTPAGPLLDLLEATRSLRPVAGVGRMSSAEAERVARWLEGREWRGVPASLSAESIALLDALCHALLPHRTPRVLVLEDWQHADGLSRAMLEVLVTRLAHAPVLVLVLERTAASVPPPAEVLEVGALSASEAATLVSTRLPPGLPREALLRVGAGHPRKLLQALALHEESPLEPLPATAEEVVSARFQALSDSRREALRVGAVLGPCFPRAVLGALVGGFASLAGLESGGWLTPVSGGRYASATRAPGLEATWSDAERVALHARVAEAYEALSEETRRRACAEVARHWLGAKRPERALPHLLEVAGWNLAAMEPAAALKVYRFALEVSSRLSLESACQWGRVLWERMGDAHRLAGERVEAESAWRIALSLDEVGGRRGTAGRLQCLSKLVSVVLSLERHEEVVALGEVGVVEESSEEALVAAASLDALSSLALCWLGRFTEAEARLGSARARLLQVSGRDGVGRASAEASLHRAMGMLLMRQGRPEQATVEYAAVLRWTERAGDTWEHSTALFNLGDAYARSGDRERAVHYFQLALDSKARTGDRGGMAYTHHGLALLHSQADAPELAKEDAVRGLQLAGMLGDRKLKSLLRCALGRAHLRLGEREEAARQLRLAAQDAAAANAHPELLQAQAALRALEARR